Below is a window of Cygnus atratus isolate AKBS03 ecotype Queensland, Australia chromosome 3, CAtr_DNAZoo_HiC_assembly, whole genome shotgun sequence DNA.
agaaggacaagtgtagttttatttcatgaacTATGTCCCCTTTATTCATTGGTTGTAAAACGTCATTTTTTTGCCAATTCTTTTTTCTCAGAATTGCTTTGGTTGAAGTCCCGGTTTTTTAAGGCTTGGACTAGCAACCGTAAACAGATGCAGCTTGCTTCTGGCTCACAAGCAGGGACAGGTCGAGAGAACGACCACCCTCAAAGCCTCTGGCCCAGGAGAACCAGGACCTGCAAAGGACAAGTTTCCCTTTGCATTCTGCACAGTGGAGCCACGAAAAAAACGGTGTCAAAGAGGACTCTGTGAGGCACCCTTTTGCAGAATAAATATTAGTGCATCTGCTaggaaagacaaagagaaatcCTGGCACAAAAGAAACTCCATGACCTGACACTTCTGACCAAAgaccagctctgctttctgcaattATATGTGTTCAACCGAGTGTGGTGTCGATGACCAAGGAAGAGGACAACATGATGTTAACCAACAGGCAACTCCTTTCAAGCATTTAAAAGAGCTGTTCAGCTTATACTGGACTGTCAGGTATCCGCCAAGTCTCCAGATACACCtctgtttttggtggtggtgctggccACCAAAAAGTGTCACCATTCCTCATATAACTGACACAAgcctcctctgcttcctcagtcttttctgttcGAGTGGCTTTGTGGGACCAATTATTCATTGGGCCAGTGACAGACTGGCATCTGAGAAGAAACTGAAaccctgggctggagctggaggcagaaCAGGGCCAACTGAACACAGAAGGTCCCATCTAAGcatcaggcagcacttcttcactgtgcaggtgatggagccctggcacaggctgcccacagaggttgtggggtctcctccatggagatcttcagaaccacctggacatggtcctgggcaagcagctctgggtggccctgcttgagcaggggttgggcCAGATGgccccagaggtcccttcccacctcagccatcctgtgattctgtgattctgtgaacaggCACTCCGTGGTGTCAAAGCAAAGGTGAGAGGTAAAGAAGCTGCGTTGTCCTGGACCTTGCACAACTTCTGCTTGCAGAAATAACGTTGAGGTTTTTGGGACTGTGCTGCGAGCTGACATACCGCCTTGAAGTATTGAAGGGAGGGCTGCTGTAACTCAGAAGGACACAGGCCAATTATGTCTTTGTGTGATGCTTTAACTCCAACGAGGTGGCTTCAGCAGGGCTAagactttgctttgtttgcctATGCTGCAGGCAAAGCATTTAGCTTTTAACTAGAGCTGTTTCTCCCTGCTTCTCCCCACACAAAGGGCAACTGTAAAGCCTCTTCTGCCCAACCTCAGCTTGGACTGGCTCTGAAGAAGCTCCCTGAATCAAAGCTCCCTGAATCCCAATGGCATTGATGTTCCCTCTTGTGGCATTTCCCTTGTGTTGTCATgtgctcacagagctgctggttatctccaggggctgggagctggggcacTGCTTGGTGGAGGCCTCAGCTGGCAAGGTCAGGGCAGTGGGAAGAGGCCTGGCAGGTACACTGCCAGTGCAATGGCTGATTTAGGCTGGAGCTGGCCGCTCCCATTGGCAGCAGTCACTGGCAGCACGAAAATGAGCTTTCACCACTAAAAGACACCAAGAGAGCTCTAACCGTGAGTTTTAAACTGATCCAGCCTGGGTCTAAGGCCAATGAGGGAAAAGACAAATTGGAGACAGATTCCTGCAGCCTTTTAGCAGCTCTGGCTCATGCCCTGATACCCATGTCCCAGTCCCCTCTCCAATGCACTGTACTGCTTCAGTGTTGCTCCTGTCTTTCTGTAGTAGTAAAAACTGCCATGTCTGGTGGCTGTAGCATTAGTTGCACAGCTTGTTGCCAGCTGCGGGGGTTTTTCCTGTGGTAATTCTCAAGCTGGATATTGCTGGCACTCGCAGGCTACAAACAACTTTTCCAGTCAGTGCATAAGtcccttccttttcattatGAGGGGTGTTGCAGATATTCAGACGTAAAACATCACCTTCTCTTAGTACAACGACCGCACAAAGCCTTAAATCTCACTTGAGCTAGTTCTCTAGTGCTATACTAGGTCTTGTCTTGCCAAACTTAGGGTTCCTGACAGGAGGGAAAGGCAGTCTTGTGGTTATGAGATGACACTAGAAATTAAGTGATCTGTCTGGGAAGCCAACCCTGCCACCGATGCCCCTCTGACCTTAAGCAATTAATGTAGATGAGGTAACACCAGTGCTGTGGAGGCAGATATAGGAAATGACACATGGTGTTTTGGGATGGAAGCCATATTTGTAACTTAAAAtgctctgtggttttgtttttcctccacagTAGAGGGAAATAAGTGCTAGAATAACCCATGAAGAGGCAGAGCCTGGAAAAATCTCCAAGTTCCCGGACCCATGTGGGAAAAGAGCCTCCTCCATCCGTACCCTAAAGGAGGGCTGTGGGCAGTGTAATTCCAGATGGGACAGGGCTGCTTCAGTATCACTCCTGCTGTGCCAAGCTCCCACCTACATCCTGTCCTCCCTCGAGGGACAGGGGCACAGGTGTGTTTCCACAAACAAGATGGCTTTAGggcagaggcaaaaaaaaacccttagcTTTTCTCCAGCAGAGAAATTTCATGGGTTATTGAAACCCTCTCCTCCTCAAACGCTGacctttctgaggagaaaacagagcagcacagtgaaACAGTAAGGTTCTCCAGGTTCTGTCTAGAGGCCCTTGATAGCTCTCATGAGAGGTACcagcagagaataaaaaatgcCAGGCACCTGCGATGCTGCCACGTAACAGAGTTATTATGTACTGAGGGACAGGTGGCAGTGACAAACAGCTCAAAGTAGCAGACatctgcctgccctgctccaaACTCTTTTAGGACCCACAGAGGCTCCTCAATCCTAAGTGGTGACTATTTGTCAGGACTTTTGCTCTCCACTTGCGCTCTCCACTTCATGGCTGAAGGACTTCAGAGGAGGCTTCTGGCTTTGCACCTTGCCTGACTAGAAAGTGTGCGAGACACCTTGAGTGCCCTTACATGGGAGCCTTCTGTAATGCAGCTGAGAGGGTCTATCTAGCCTGGCTGCAGGCCTGCTCTTCTGAAAGCCCCACTCTGCAAAGGCTGGTCTGGGGCTTTACAGAATAATGTTTCCTTGCATACTTTTTACTGCAGTAACTTGGATGTATTTGTTCTCTCTCTAAATGTCTGTTCCTCTTCTGAGTCTTGCTCAGCTGAGGGACGCATTGGCTCTGTCTCTGATGAACAACAGCCTGATTTACACAGTGTTGACTGTGCATTAAGGTGACTCTGGGCTCTCTGGATCTGGCACTCATGCTGCTTGTTGCAGCAACTGTGGGCAAGCCAGGAACTGTTACCGAGCCCAGAGCTTACAACAGCTAGCAGTCTGATGAGTAACCTTCATCCTGCTAGCAATCATGGCCTCTAGTCAATACCTTCACTGAAGTTTggcatgggggaaaaaaatggaagtgttaAACACCAAAGCAAagccccagctgtgctctgggtCCAGCTGGGCACATTCACTCCACCTTTCCAGGAATGCCACCGACGGCAAGATGTGGTGGTACTCGGCATGAGGCCCCAAACTCActagattttaaaatctgccctccttggaaaagaaacaggctCGGGCATCTTGCAGCGGCCCCCATGAGCAGCTAACAGGCGGCGTGCATCCCTTGCCTGCTTGCTGTCTTTGTGGGAAGCGTGTGCCAGCCTCGAGCACGGTTACGGAGGAACACCACAACCCCAGAAGCCAGCCCCCGACTCTATTTTCGGCCTGGctgtggggacacgggggagAACCGCCTGGCGAAAACCCACACAAGCCCTCACCGGGACAAGAGCCCCCGGTGGGTGCCTCCCGGGCCGGGGAGGAGCGGGGAGGGACGGGGCCGCGTCCCGCCCAGCCCCGGCGGCCTTaaaatggcggcggcggcagggTCGGGAGAGGGTGAAGGTATGGCGGGTGGTCGGGTTCTCGTggcgctgctggcagctgccctgctgctggcccaggCCGTCCTGGGCAGCGAGGAGCACCGGCGGCTCCTGGGGGCTCCCGTGGATGTTGCGGAGAACGATGAGGGCTTGCAGCGAGCCCTGCAGTTCGCCATGGCGCAGTACAACAGGGCCAGCAACGACAAGTACTCCAGCAGGGTGGTGCGGATCATCAGGGCCCAGCGGCAggtgggtgccggggggggggttcaGCCTTGGCAGCCGGCTGGGGACAGCCCTACAGGGGGCTCCGGGGCACCCGACCCCTTCGTGgtgctggctgggagcagcagctgctgtgttaACTCAAGCTGTTTtgccacagcaaaaaaaaaaaaaaaaaaaaaaaagccttgtctTGAGGCTCCTACGTCTGAATGCCTGAGTGTCGGGGTTGAAATTACAGGAGAAGTTAGTAACTTCCTTATATTGTGGATGAGTTAACATGCATCTTCCTTTACTGATGAAGGAGTCTACGGCGAAACTTGTTTACAtggattttgtttcctgtttttcaaaggaCGTCAAGTGTCTCTTCTGTGAAGGTTGCCACATGCTGCTCTCTGTAACTCTTGAATCTGGCTACAGAAATGTGACAACCAAACTATCTTCCTTTCTGTCAGGGTCCTCTGTTTGGAGAGCTTTCATGTATGTGTTGCGAGTAAAGCTGTTTCTGCCTGTTGTCTTGTTGCAGCTTGTGTCTGGAATCAAGTATACCATGGAAGTTGAGATTGGCCGGACAACTTGCACAAAGGCAACAGCTGATTCCCAGAGCTGTTCTCTTCATGACACTCCAGAGATGGCTAAGGTAGGCTCGAGAGCAGAGTGTGTTGCTCCCTGGGTTGTTGATGCCTTTTCTCCAGTTGGTGTGCTACAGGGAGGTATGGGCAGTGTCACCTGTGTGCCTCTTAAGAAAATCCGAGATGTCAGTCTTTTAGGCTGGATGAGATGATGCCACCCTTGCAGAACTTGTCTTGCCAGATCTTCCTGACAGAGGAAGCAAGGCCTCTTAGCATATTTAAGTGGAGACCTGAGGCTGTGGTGCACAGCACACAGGAGCATGTCTCAATCCTCTGAGAGTGCTCGTGGCTCTGATCTCAGGGATATGCACAGGAAACTGCTAAGCAGGGGTTACTTATAGGTCTCTTGGTGCTCAGTCTGGTTCCCTCAGTGCCCATAcccttttctgctccttttatCCAATGTTGATGGGACAGCTTGACTTAAGTCCCTTTCATGAGGGATTCTTGTTACTGTGGATTGTGATATGGGCTAAGCACTGATCACAACTGCCAGATTACCCCTGTTGTCTGAGTAGCCACCAAGCTGAGTTGCACAGCAGTCTTGTATCAATGCTATTTAAGCAATACTTTAGCTTTTCAGGTGAGAGCACCAATTTATCTACCTTATTTTGGTTAGTGTTTGGTCTTGTTAGCATTCGTTGCTGGTATTAATCAGTGATAGGCTGTACTTGTGTGTATGTGCAACTTATGCCTGCATGTCTGAGAACTGTCACTACACACAAGTAATCCACTAAGCACCTAGGTAGAAGCTTGCCAGTGTACCACTGACAGAGCTGCAATAATTAGACAGGCATGCACAAACAGATTGATTAGTTGTGTGGGCATACTTGCCTGTACATGAGAGCTACTGTTGAAGTACACCCCAGGCTGAAAGGCTTCTGCCAGTGGGAACTAGTGTATGACTGGGATAAGCAAGTAACTTGATCTTCAGAAGTGCTGACTGCTTGGCTTCTGTGTTAGTATTTGAGAGAAATGATTGGTCCTGAGCAAGTACTAACAGGAGCAGTGTTCCAGAATACTTGCCAGGAGAGTGCAAATGCAGAGAGACAGAAGTGGTATACGTTCAAGTATTACATGATAGGGTAAATCTGTATAGAGTGGTGGCAAAGGACA
It encodes the following:
- the LOC118256062 gene encoding cystatin-like, translating into MAAAAGSGEGEGMAGGRVLVALLAAALLLAQAVLGSEEHRRLLGAPVDVAENDEGLQRALQFAMAQYNRASNDKYSSRVVRIIRAQRQLVSGIKYTMEVEIGRTTCTKATADSQSCSLHDTPEMAKHTTCNFVVYTIPWLNEIKLLKSSCK